A genomic stretch from Nitrospira sp. includes:
- a CDS encoding NADP-dependent malic enzyme — protein sequence MAERAELLAKASKPGDEALRLHAYYKGKMQTMPKCAIRGLEDFSVWYTPGVAAPCKAIQADPDLIYDYTNKGNMIAVVSDGTRVLGLGDIGPGAGLPVMEGKAMLFKYLGGVDAVPLCLDTKDPDELVRTVRLLAPSFGAINLEDIAMPKCFTILRELQAISPIPVWHDDQQGTGTVLLAALINALTVVGKDMGKVRIAMIGMGAANVPTYRFLTACGTDPTRIVACDAGGILGTFRREYELDPAFAEQWTVCVQTNPDGRRGGIEEALRGADVCVAFSAGGIIKPEWVTGMARDAIVFACANPVPEIWPWEAKEAGARIVATGRSDFPNQVNNSLVFPGIFRGVLDVRARAITDEMAIAAAHELARCARERGIHEDSILPTMEEWHVPMRLAVATATKAQEQGLARVERTRDQVHILAESKVRAAHEAMRVLLREGLIVAPSAARSA from the coding sequence ATGGCGGAGCGAGCCGAGCTGTTGGCGAAGGCATCGAAACCCGGGGACGAGGCGTTGCGCCTGCATGCCTACTATAAAGGGAAGATGCAGACGATGCCCAAGTGCGCCATTCGGGGCCTGGAAGATTTTTCCGTCTGGTACACGCCCGGAGTGGCGGCACCGTGCAAGGCCATTCAGGCCGACCCCGATCTGATCTACGACTATACGAACAAGGGCAACATGATCGCCGTCGTATCCGACGGGACGCGTGTCCTAGGGCTGGGCGACATCGGCCCTGGCGCCGGGTTGCCGGTCATGGAAGGCAAGGCGATGTTGTTCAAATATCTGGGCGGGGTGGATGCCGTTCCCCTCTGTCTCGACACGAAAGATCCCGACGAATTGGTCCGGACCGTCCGCCTGCTTGCCCCGTCATTCGGAGCCATCAATCTGGAAGATATCGCGATGCCCAAGTGCTTCACGATCCTGCGCGAACTCCAGGCGATCAGTCCGATCCCTGTCTGGCACGATGATCAGCAAGGAACCGGAACGGTGCTGCTGGCGGCGTTGATCAACGCGTTGACCGTCGTCGGGAAGGATATGGGCAAGGTACGCATCGCCATGATCGGGATGGGGGCGGCCAACGTGCCGACCTATCGGTTTCTGACGGCCTGCGGTACCGATCCTACTCGTATCGTGGCCTGTGATGCGGGAGGAATCCTGGGGACTTTCCGCCGCGAGTATGAGCTGGATCCGGCCTTCGCTGAACAATGGACGGTCTGTGTGCAGACCAATCCCGATGGCCGGCGCGGCGGGATCGAGGAGGCCTTGCGGGGAGCCGATGTGTGCGTGGCCTTCTCGGCAGGCGGCATCATCAAGCCGGAATGGGTAACGGGTATGGCGCGAGATGCCATCGTGTTTGCTTGCGCCAACCCGGTTCCCGAAATCTGGCCCTGGGAAGCCAAAGAAGCAGGGGCGCGCATCGTCGCTACCGGACGCAGCGACTTCCCCAATCAGGTGAATAATTCGCTCGTGTTCCCCGGCATCTTTCGAGGCGTGCTCGATGTGCGGGCACGGGCTATTACCGATGAGATGGCGATCGCCGCCGCCCATGAACTGGCGCGCTGCGCCAGGGAACGCGGCATTCACGAGGACAGTATTCTGCCGACGATGGAGGAGTGGCATGTGCCGATGCGCTTAGCGGTGGCTACCGCCACGAAGGCGCAGGAACAAGGATTGGCACGCGTGGAGCGTACGCGCGATCAGGTTCACATTCTAGCGGAGTCAAAGGTGCGTGCGGCGCATGAAGCCATGCGCGTGCTGTTGCGAGAGGGGCTCATCGTCGCACCATCGGCAGCGCGTTCCGCATGA
- a CDS encoding tetratricopeptide repeat protein, translating to MAETHLENVHNAIVGSTVTTEGGDVLVNGHKVTNYFYSSQYQDLKTQADELQEHFDKTLDKTKKYPDDEDFKADLLKLSGKRNEIRKKLKELKQEVIRLAETFTNIPINSERLKLARQHFEAGNFSAARAILDADAEQMGNELDALLHREEHLQQQQAQVQALRLDKANEFLILARLTALNFDVPDRFDKTIEYFEQSLKATHTLENTFEYAYFLHTHNQFNTAQPWYEESLAIHRRLAGANPDTYLPDVAMTLNNLGNLYRDRHDVAAAQAAYDEAFHIYRRLADANPDTYLPKIATTLNNVGNLYRDRHDLAAAQAAYDEALHIRRRLADANPDTYLPDLAMTLNNLAVLYSDRHDLAAAQAAYDEALDIRRRLARTNPETYLPKFSGTAVNLSIFYLQNLPDRDKSLAHAGEALAAAWPFVEVLPACLEHARAILQIVEAWGVDAEAFFEETLKTTETN from the coding sequence ATGGCCGAAACACATCTAGAAAATGTTCACAATGCTATCGTCGGCTCCACCGTCACGACTGAGGGTGGCGACGTCCTGGTGAACGGACACAAAGTCACCAATTATTTTTATTCCTCCCAATACCAGGACTTGAAAACGCAAGCGGATGAGCTTCAGGAACACTTTGACAAGACTTTAGACAAAACCAAGAAATACCCGGACGATGAAGATTTCAAGGCCGATCTCCTGAAACTCAGCGGAAAGCGCAACGAGATTCGCAAGAAACTCAAAGAGTTGAAACAGGAGGTCATCCGCCTCGCCGAGACCTTCACGAACATTCCCATCAACTCCGAGCGCCTCAAGCTCGCCCGGCAGCACTTTGAGGCGGGCAACTTCTCCGCCGCCAGGGCCATCTTAGATGCCGATGCCGAGCAAATGGGCAATGAGTTGGACGCTCTCCTGCATCGAGAAGAGCACCTGCAACAGCAACAGGCCCAGGTTCAGGCCCTTCGATTGGATAAGGCCAATGAATTCCTTATCCTGGCGAGACTGACAGCCCTCAACTTCGACGTACCCGATCGCTTCGACAAGACGATCGAGTACTTTGAGCAGTCCCTGAAGGCGACACATACGCTAGAGAACACATTCGAGTATGCCTATTTCCTGCATACACACAATCAATTCAACACCGCTCAGCCATGGTATGAAGAGTCTCTCGCCATCCATCGCCGCCTGGCCGGCGCCAACCCAGACACCTACCTGCCCGATGTCGCCATGACGCTCAACAACCTGGGGAATCTATACCGCGACCGCCACGACGTCGCCGCCGCCCAGGCCGCCTATGACGAGGCCTTCCACATTTACCGCCGCCTGGCCGACGCCAACCCAGACACCTACCTACCCAAAATCGCCACGACGCTCAACAACGTGGGGAATCTATACCGCGACCGCCACGACCTCGCCGCCGCCCAGGCCGCCTATGACGAGGCCCTCCACATTCGCCGCCGCCTGGCCGACGCCAACCCAGACACCTACCTGCCCGATCTCGCCATGACGCTCAACAACCTGGCTGTGCTGTACAGCGACCGCCACGACCTCGCCGCCGCCCAGGCCGCCTATGACGAGGCCCTCGACATTCGCCGCCGCCTGGCCAGGACCAATCCGGAAACCTATCTGCCCAAGTTCTCCGGGACAGCTGTGAACTTGAGTATCTTCTATCTACAGAACCTGCCTGATCGGGACAAGTCTCTCGCCCATGCGGGGGAAGCATTAGCCGCCGCCTGGCCGTTTGTGGAGGTCTTACCTGCTTGCCTAGAGCATGCTCGCGCTATCTTGCAAATCGTCGAGGCATGGGGGGTCGATGCAGAAGCTTTTTTCGAAGAGACGCTTAAGACGACTGAAACCAACTAG
- a CDS encoding YbhB/YbcL family Raf kinase inhibitor-like protein, translated as MPVFELIAGTFKEGESIPKQHTCEGEDRSPPLRWNHPPDGTRSFVLIADDPDAPGSTWVHWVLFNIPIDVRGLAEGLPLQEVLPNDAHQGMNDFHRVGYGGPCPPPGTPHRYYFTLYALDRELSLKPKATKAQVVEAMKGHVLAEAQVMGRFGR; from the coding sequence ATGCCGGTGTTTGAATTGATCGCGGGGACGTTCAAGGAGGGCGAGTCGATTCCGAAGCAGCATACCTGTGAGGGCGAGGACCGTTCGCCCCCGCTACGCTGGAACCATCCCCCAGATGGAACACGTAGCTTTGTGCTCATTGCGGATGATCCCGACGCGCCGGGTAGCACATGGGTCCACTGGGTGCTGTTCAACATTCCCATCGACGTGCGCGGATTGGCCGAGGGACTTCCCCTGCAGGAGGTGCTGCCGAATGATGCGCATCAAGGCATGAACGACTTTCATCGAGTGGGCTACGGCGGGCCCTGTCCGCCACCGGGCACCCCCCATCGCTACTACTTCACGCTCTATGCGCTGGATCGTGAATTGTCCCTCAAACCGAAGGCGACCAAGGCGCAGGTGGTGGAGGCGATGAAGGGACATGTGTTGGCCGAAGCCCAGGTGATGGGGCGGTTCGGACGATAG
- the polX gene encoding DNA polymerase/3'-5' exonuclease PolX, whose product MAAHNAEVAAVFEEMADLLEIEGANPFRVRAYRFAARTIRDLSGEVAEMVMRGEDLTSLPGIGDDLAGKIQEIVRTGTAAALEAQRKKIPATLTELLRIPGLGPKRVQALARHLHIRSLSDVQLAAQEGRVSGLQGFGKKTEQHILDTLAARTGEEARIQLALAMPYADALMAYLRQSPGVGRVMVAGSYRRGRDTIGDLDILVTARAGRAMTDRFVRYPDVLEVLAQGDTKASVRLRSRLQVDLRVVPEESYGAALLYFTGSKAHNVVLRQLAQQRGLKLNEYGLFRGEVRVAGETEESVYAAVGLPWIPPELRENRGEFEAANEGRLPILLELQDLVGDLHAHTTATDGRHSLKEMADAARRRGLRYLAITDHSRRLTMARGLDATRLSAQSAEIDRLNKGLTGLRLLKGIEVDILADGSLDLPDDVLGRLDLVVGAVHSRFNLSKQQQTDRILKAMGHPHFSILAHPSGRLLGRRDPYEVDMLRIIRKARERGCFLEVNAHPERLDLTDIHCRMAREEGVLMAVNSDAHSTADLENGRYGIAQARRGWLRKSDVVNTRSYGEVSKLLKRTMEP is encoded by the coding sequence ATGGCGGCGCATAACGCCGAGGTCGCGGCCGTCTTTGAGGAGATGGCCGACTTGCTCGAAATCGAAGGGGCGAATCCGTTCCGTGTGCGGGCGTACCGGTTTGCCGCCAGAACGATCCGCGATCTTTCCGGCGAGGTCGCGGAGATGGTCATGCGGGGGGAAGACCTTACCAGCCTCCCCGGCATCGGGGACGATTTGGCCGGAAAAATCCAGGAAATCGTCAGGACCGGCACGGCAGCTGCCCTGGAGGCGCAGCGCAAAAAAATCCCAGCCACGCTGACGGAGCTGCTGCGTATTCCTGGGCTTGGCCCCAAACGCGTGCAGGCGCTTGCCCGCCATCTCCACATACGCAGCCTGTCGGATGTACAGCTGGCGGCCCAGGAGGGGCGTGTGAGCGGCCTGCAGGGGTTCGGGAAGAAGACTGAGCAGCACATCCTCGACACGTTGGCTGCGCGGACCGGAGAGGAGGCGCGTATACAGCTGGCCTTGGCCATGCCCTATGCCGATGCGTTGATGGCGTATCTGCGGCAGTCGCCCGGCGTGGGGCGCGTCATGGTGGCCGGGAGTTATCGACGCGGCAGGGACACCATCGGCGATCTGGACATTCTTGTGACGGCGCGTGCCGGTCGAGCCATGACGGATCGATTTGTACGGTACCCTGACGTGCTGGAGGTGTTGGCGCAGGGCGACACGAAAGCCAGCGTCCGCCTTCGGAGTCGGCTGCAGGTGGATCTGCGCGTGGTGCCGGAAGAGAGTTATGGCGCGGCGCTGCTGTATTTCACCGGGAGCAAGGCTCATAACGTGGTGCTCCGGCAGTTGGCTCAACAACGCGGGCTTAAGCTGAATGAGTATGGGCTGTTTCGCGGAGAGGTCCGCGTCGCCGGCGAGACGGAAGAGTCGGTCTATGCCGCAGTCGGCCTGCCCTGGATTCCCCCGGAGTTACGAGAGAACCGCGGCGAGTTCGAGGCGGCGAATGAAGGGCGGCTTCCGATCCTGCTGGAGTTGCAGGATCTCGTGGGGGACCTGCACGCCCATACGACCGCGACGGACGGTCGGCATAGTTTGAAAGAGATGGCGGACGCGGCCAGGCGTCGCGGACTTCGGTATCTCGCCATCACCGATCATTCCCGCCGGCTGACGATGGCCAGGGGTCTCGATGCTACCCGATTGTCGGCACAGAGCGCCGAAATCGATCGGCTGAACAAAGGCCTCACAGGCCTTCGACTGTTGAAGGGCATCGAAGTGGATATTCTCGCAGATGGTTCGCTCGATTTGCCGGATGACGTGCTCGGTCGCTTGGATCTGGTCGTCGGCGCGGTCCACAGTCGCTTCAACTTGTCCAAACAGCAACAAACCGATCGTATCTTGAAAGCGATGGGCCATCCGCATTTTTCCATTTTGGCCCATCCCAGTGGCCGTCTCCTCGGTCGTCGTGATCCCTACGAAGTCGATATGCTGCGCATCATCCGGAAGGCCCGGGAGCGCGGGTGCTTCTTGGAGGTGAATGCCCATCCGGAGCGGTTGGATCTGACGGACATCCATTGCCGCATGGCACGGGAGGAGGGCGTACTGATGGCCGTGAACAGCGATGCACACAGCACGGCGGATCTTGAGAACGGCCGATACGGGATCGCACAGGCCCGGCGGGGCTGGCTTCGAAAGTCCGACGTGGTCAACACGCGATCCTACGGGGAAGTGAGCAAGCTGTTGAAACGGACCATGGAGCCCTGA
- a CDS encoding ABC transporter substrate-binding protein — translation MTRHRFLLVAAPALLLAWLLTPLAASTDAGQESPTAVVRATLEAVLHLLDDPQLKPAAQAKHRRHLLEQVIAERFDYEEMSKRTLAVQWKALNDRDRQEFVQLFKAFLSDEYAARIEGYAGERIVYVSERTANGYAEVRTRLVSDKLDLPMDYRLTGKQGTWYAYDVIVDGVSLVMNYRSQFTKIIAESSFQELLRRLRERPKQDLSKPKP, via the coding sequence ATGACGCGGCATCGGTTCTTACTCGTAGCAGCCCCGGCCCTGTTGCTGGCCTGGCTGCTGACGCCACTCGCAGCTTCGACGGATGCCGGACAGGAATCTCCCACGGCTGTCGTTCGCGCGACACTCGAGGCGGTCCTTCATCTTCTCGACGATCCGCAACTGAAACCGGCGGCACAAGCGAAACACCGGCGCCACCTGCTTGAACAGGTGATCGCAGAACGGTTCGACTACGAGGAGATGTCCAAACGGACACTCGCCGTCCAGTGGAAGGCTCTCAACGACAGGGACCGCCAGGAATTCGTGCAGCTCTTCAAGGCGTTTCTCTCGGACGAATACGCAGCAAGGATTGAAGGGTATGCAGGCGAACGGATCGTCTATGTGTCGGAACGGACGGCGAACGGATATGCCGAAGTCCGCACCAGACTGGTGTCGGACAAACTCGACCTGCCGATGGACTACCGTCTCACCGGCAAGCAGGGTACCTGGTACGCCTATGACGTCATCGTCGATGGGGTCAGCCTCGTCATGAACTACCGCAGTCAGTTCACGAAGATCATCGCGGAGTCGTCGTTCCAGGAACTCCTTCGCCGTCTGCGGGAACGGCCCAAACAGGACCTCAGCAAGCCGAAACCCTGA
- a CDS encoding toll/interleukin-1 receptor domain-containing protein: MLKKIRLFLASSAELEADRRQFEIFINRKNKDWVNKGVFLELLIWEDFLDALSQTRLQDEYNRAIRTCDIFVMLFFTKVGKYTEEEFETAFGQFKKTNKPFIYTYFKDAPVSMGALNDDVLSLLQFKKKLKALGHFQTVYNNIEDLQLQFGQQLDKLAASGCIEFQGDTDKQPTPSIHISHSKNVVAGSTVSTGGGNFIIGDSTSSKK; the protein is encoded by the coding sequence ATGCTGAAAAAGATCAGGCTCTTTCTCGCCTCCTCTGCAGAGCTAGAAGCAGATCGACGTCAATTCGAAATCTTCATTAACCGCAAGAATAAAGACTGGGTGAATAAGGGCGTGTTTCTGGAGCTCCTCATCTGGGAGGATTTTCTTGACGCGCTGTCTCAGACGCGCTTGCAAGACGAGTACAACCGAGCGATTCGCACCTGCGATATCTTCGTGATGCTCTTCTTTACCAAGGTCGGCAAGTACACCGAGGAAGAGTTCGAGACCGCCTTCGGGCAATTCAAGAAAACCAACAAGCCTTTCATCTACACCTATTTCAAGGACGCGCCGGTTTCGATGGGCGCATTGAATGATGACGTGTTATCGCTGTTGCAATTCAAAAAGAAACTGAAGGCGCTCGGGCATTTTCAGACGGTCTACAACAATATCGAGGACCTCCAACTCCAATTCGGCCAACAGTTGGACAAATTAGCCGCCAGTGGATGTATTGAGTTCCAAGGAGATACGGACAAACAACCCACACCATCGATTCACATCAGTCACAGCAAGAATGTGGTGGCGGGCAGCACCGTGAGTACCGGCGGCGGCAATTTCATCATCGGAGACAGCACCTCATCCAAGAAATAA
- a CDS encoding diaminopimelate dehydrogenase, translating to MEPEDSRVGKGNKRNGEEGLLLGVVGLGRVGRACVDAVLDAQDLTLAAIVRRVDRLAQPVPDAFSTVPVVSHTAQVPRLDGALLCVPTAKMFDAAHDCLQHGVPIVDASILHGEAFQAHREAIHRLAVRFRVPAIVGAGWDPGALSLIRSLFGLLVPEGELETRHRVAASLHHTAMARQVTGVKDALCTEQVAADGTRQRYVYVEMQPGVDVAHVAAAIRADPLFLSDETLVFPVDSVAALEQEGRGIVLERRSGPASKGHQRLFIEARFDEAMMTARIMVAAARALPRLSPGAHALLDVPLSALWGAKELDAERAWL from the coding sequence ATGGAACCGGAGGACTCGCGCGTGGGCAAAGGCAACAAGCGGAACGGTGAGGAGGGACTACTTCTTGGAGTGGTGGGCTTGGGGAGAGTAGGTAGGGCTTGCGTGGACGCCGTGCTCGATGCGCAGGATCTGACCTTGGCCGCAATCGTGCGGCGTGTCGATCGTCTTGCCCAACCGGTGCCGGATGCCTTCAGTACGGTGCCCGTCGTCTCTCATACCGCGCAGGTGCCGAGATTGGATGGCGCGCTGCTCTGCGTGCCGACGGCAAAGATGTTCGACGCGGCGCACGATTGTCTGCAGCATGGCGTCCCTATTGTCGACGCGTCCATTCTCCATGGAGAGGCGTTCCAGGCTCATCGTGAGGCGATTCATCGGCTCGCCGTTCGGTTTCGCGTTCCGGCCATCGTGGGCGCCGGGTGGGATCCTGGGGCGCTGTCCCTCATCCGGTCCCTGTTCGGTCTGCTGGTGCCGGAGGGAGAACTGGAGACCAGGCATCGTGTGGCGGCCAGCTTGCATCATACGGCCATGGCGCGACAGGTCACGGGGGTGAAGGACGCGCTCTGTACGGAGCAGGTTGCTGCCGACGGGACCAGGCAGCGGTATGTGTATGTCGAAATGCAGCCAGGCGTGGACGTTGCGCACGTGGCCGCCGCCATTCGTGCCGATCCGCTGTTTCTCAGCGACGAGACGTTGGTCTTTCCGGTAGACAGTGTGGCCGCGCTGGAGCAGGAAGGCCGTGGCATCGTGCTGGAGCGCCGGAGCGGGCCGGCCAGCAAGGGGCATCAGCGGCTGTTCATCGAAGCGCGCTTCGATGAGGCGATGATGACGGCACGAATCATGGTGGCGGCTGCGCGGGCATTGCCGAGGTTGAGTCCCGGCGCCCATGCGCTTCTCGATGTGCCGCTGAGCGCTCTGTGGGGGGCCAAGGAATTGGATGCGGAACGGGCCTGGTTGTAA